ACACGGAAACTCCTGACGATGTGGTGGCCAAATTGCGGGAGCTGCCGCTGGTCAAATCCGTAATTACGGTGGAACTCTAAAACTTATAAACCAAAGGAGTGTGCTTCATGACGGAAGACAAGGGGTTTGAGGTTCATGACAGACGCGCTTTTGCGTCCCAGGAGCCCGAAAAGGAAGAGGCCGTCCAAAAGGATGCTGACGCCGCTCCTGGCCAGGCCGAAGGGGAGCAGGCTGCTTCGGAAGAATGCCAAGCCAAGCCGGAAGAATGCCAGGCCAAGAAGGAATACAACACTGCAGGGACCGGCGCAAGCCAGGCTCTGCCGCAGGTGAACTTCCCCACCTTCATCATCTCCCTCAGCTCTTCGGTGCTGGTTTATTTGGGAGAAATGGAGGACCCGGCGACCGGGGAGACCGTGGTCAACTTGCCCGTGGCGAAACAGACCATAGACATCCTGGGAATGCTGGAAGAAAAGACCAAGGGAAACCTGTCTGATGACGAAAGCCGGCTCTTGCAGAATATTCTGTACGACCTGCGCATGCGCTACGTGGCTTTAGCCAAGAAGTAGGCGGCCATGGCGCCTGACAGGCTTGAAATATCATCCCCGGCAAAGGTCAACCTGACCTTGCGGATATGTGGCAGGCGGGACGACGGATTCCATGAGATCGAGTCTCTCATGGCGCCCATCAGCCTGAGCGACCGCGTGACCCTGGAAACCGGGGGGAGCGGAATCCGCATCCGGTGCGATGCGCCGGGGAT
This portion of the Desulfatibacillum aliphaticivorans DSM 15576 genome encodes:
- a CDS encoding DUF1844 domain-containing protein → MTEDKGFEVHDRRAFASQEPEKEEAVQKDADAAPGQAEGEQAASEECQAKPEECQAKKEYNTAGTGASQALPQVNFPTFIISLSSSVLVYLGEMEDPATGETVVNLPVAKQTIDILGMLEEKTKGNLSDDESRLLQNILYDLRMRYVALAKK